The Candidatus Bathyarchaeota archaeon sequence CGATCTTTGACTTACTTAAAGATGCCCCAGTGATTTTCATACGTCCATAATGAATTGCCTCTGGATACTTCCACCCAAGATAACTATACATAAACTCTTGCCGAGTCTGATTAGTCAAATGTTCTTTTCCACGTATTATATGCGTTACACCCATGAGGTGGTCATCTATGCCGCATGCGAGGTTGTACAGTGGCCAGACACGGTATTTGCTGCCGACACGGGGATGCGGAAAAGTCTCGGTGTCGATTATGCGTAGTGCTGGCCAATCTCGAACCGCTGGATTTGGGTGTGTAAGATCTGTTTTGACGCGTACAACGGCCTCTCCTTCTTTGCAAGTGCCATCAAGCATTTCGTTCCAACGTTTTATATGTTCTTTGGACGGCAGACTGCGGCATGAGCATGGCTTCTTGGCTAAAATCAGTTTTTTGAACGTTTCGGATTTGCAGGTGCAGATATAAGCGTTTCCTTCTCTAAGTAATCGCTCTGCATATTCGTAATAGATCAGTAAACGGTCACTTTGAATGAAGTACTCATCGGGTTTGCATTTTAGCCATTCCAAATCTTCTTTTATGGAGTCGTAAAACTGTAGCTGTGGACGTTTCAGTTTTGGATCTGTGTCTTCGAAGCGCACGAGAAACTTTCCCCCGTACATTTTTGCATATTCGTGACACAGAATTATGGCTCTTGCAGAGCCAAGATGGATCGGAGCGTCGGGGTTGGGAGAAAAACGTGTCACAACCACTTCATACTTGTCCACGTTCGGCAATGGTGGAAGTTTCTTCTTCTCTTCTACTTTCTCTCGTACAAAAGCTTCAGGCCAGTTCTCCTCCACAACTTCTCTTTGATCTTCGAAACTAAGGTTGTTGACTTCTCTAAGAATCTGTACCGCAATAGATGCTATTTCCTTGGCCTTTGCTCTTAAGCTTGGCATTTCAGCTAGTAGTTTGCCGATAACTGGTCCTTGCTGCGCTTTTCCTTCATGCCTAATGGCGTTTAGCAGTGCGATTTTCTTAATCTTTTCTCTGATTTCAGCGTTAGAAGACAATAAAGTCACTCAAATTCTCAAATTTTTCTTTGGATAAGGTAGTTGGCGAAGGCTCTTAATTTTTCTTTTGCAGTTGAAGCGGGCAGTAACGTGTCAACGTTGTTCCAGCTTTCTCCCACAATTTTGCGTGCATGCTCTTTTGCGTACTCGATGGAGTTGTACTTCGCCATTATGGCGATGGCTTCGTCACGTAGCTCTTGCTTGTTTGTGTGCATTCTCAGAATTTCTTGAAGCCGCTTTTTGTCTGTGAGCGTTGCTATTTGTAAAGTATGGATAACCATCAATGTGCGTTTGCCTTCAGAAATGTCCATTCCCCGCGCCCCTTTCTTTTCAGCAAACTCTCTTTCAGTTAAGTCTAAGACGTCATCTTGTATCTGAAAAGCCACGCCAACAGCCTCTGCGAAATGTCCCAGCTTTTCAGTTAACTTGCCATCAGCTCCTGATAAGACTGCAGCTAACTTCGCTGCCATACTCGCCAAAGTTCCAGTCTTATAAGCACACATTTGCAAGTAATTTCGTTCATCTATCTTGTCTGCATCTGCTAGTCCTCTGTGCCACGCGATGTCCATTGCTTGGCCAAAGCTTAGGTTAATCATTTCTTGCACGTAAATCTCGTAAGCCTTGTTCAGCATGGTTGTTGGGATTTTGTTTCGGTTTTTAATAAGAGATAGAAGGGGAATGTAGCACATGGCAATGCCAGCGTTTATGGCTATGTCTAGGCCGAACAGCTTGTAAGTGCATGGTTTACCTCTCCGCAGTTCCGATAGATCCTCTATGTCGTCTATCATCAATGTTCCGTTGTGTATGACCTCGGGGATTATGGCATATTCTAAGAAGTCTTTTGGATTCTTTCCTAATGCTTCACAGATTAATAGGAATAGGCTGGGTCTCCAACGTTTTCCACCTCGGTTAAGAAACTCCCAAATGGGTTCTGCGACTGCCTTGTTCAAGGCGTCAAGATTATACGCATATCTCGGTGGATTAAGAGCAAAGACAACTGCGTCTTCCCTGAATTCTCTTGGAATATACTTTTCAATCATCTCATCAACGATGGCAACCTGCCTTTCTAGAAACTTCTCAACCTTAATTTCCATAGTTATCGCCTTGCATACATTTCAGGTTTGAAGCCTCGCTTTTCTAACCAATCTGCTGTCTCTCCTAGTAATATCAAGGGAGCTTTCTTCATTTCGTCCAATGATTCTGCGCCGACGAGGAACATGGTGTTTCTCAATTCTTCGATAACGAAATTCAAGGCTTTTTTCACTTCGCTTGTGCTCTTAGTAGCAGCACGTAGTATAGGAGTAGACATGCTGGCTAGACTTGCACCCAACGCCAATGCCTTTGCCACATCTATACCTGTTCGCACCCCACCCGAAGCCATGACCGTAAGTTTTGTGGATTGGCTGACTTCTACCAGGCTTGCAACAGTAGGTATACCCCAGTCCCAGAAACTCTCGCCCAACCGTTGTCGAAACACGTCTTCAGCAGTTTTTGCTCGGTAATATTCTACAGCCGCCCAACTTGTCCCACCAGCGCCAGAAACATCGATGCCTTGTACTCCAGCCTGTTCAAGTTTCTTCGCAGTTTCAGCGGATATGCCTGCCCCTGTCTCTTTTACAATTATGGGTAATTGAAGCGCCTCCGTTATCTCTTCTATTTTTTGAAGGACGCCAGCATAATTTGCTTCACCTTCTGGTTGGATTGCCTCTTGCAGTGGGTTTAGGTGAATTGCTAAGGCGTCGGCTTCAATCATTTCCACCGCTCTTTCAGCTTCTTCAACGCCATATCCTTGCACAAGCTGAGGTGCTCCAATGTTGGCAACCAAAAAGGCCTCTGGAGCCTTCTTCCTAACAATTTTGTATGTTGACTCTAGTTCAGGTTCTTCTATTGCTGCTCTTTGGCTTCCAACACCCATCCCCAAGCCGAGCTCCTCAACCGCTTCAGCGATAAAAGTGTTGATTTTTGCGGCTTCTTTTGTCCCTCCAGTCATGGCGCCAACAAAAATCGGAGCGGAAAATTTGTGATCGAAAAATCTCGTAGTGAGACGGATTTTATCGCGGTCGATTTCAGGTAAGGCTCGGTGCACGAAGTAGATGCTTTCAAAACCCGTGGCAATCCTTCTAGCGTGCACATTTTCCTCCAAGGAGATTCGTATGTGATCAGCTTTTCTATTCTCCGTTTGACCTGGCAACACATTTCACTCTTTTTCGATTAATGTTGCGATTACTTTTTCTTCCTTAAGCGCCTTGTAAATATTGTCTTCCTTCGCAGCATTAACAACTATCGCTGGAATGTCAGCATTAATAGCTGGCATCAACTCTAAAATCTTGCCCAACATGCCCCCAGTCACATCAGTCACTTTTGCTTCTTCAATATTATGTAGAAGAGCTTTCAACCTCTGCAACGTAATATGGGGTATCAACTGTGCAGAAACATCAGTCTTCGGGTCAGAAGTGCACAAGCCATCTACGTCTGCACCAATAATTATCTTATCA is a genomic window containing:
- a CDS encoding glutamate--tRNA ligase, whose product is MSSNAEIREKIKKIALLNAIRHEGKAQQGPVIGKLLAEMPSLRAKAKEIASIAVQILREVNNLSFEDQREVVEENWPEAFVREKVEEKKKLPPLPNVDKYEVVVTRFSPNPDAPIHLGSARAIILCHEYAKMYGGKFLVRFEDTDPKLKRPQLQFYDSIKEDLEWLKCKPDEYFIQSDRLLIYYEYAERLLREGNAYICTCKSETFKKLILAKKPCSCRSLPSKEHIKRWNEMLDGTCKEGEAVVRVKTDLTHPNPAVRDWPALRIIDTETFPHPRVGSKYRVWPLYNLACGIDDHLMGVTHIIRGKEHLTNQTRQEFMYSYLGWKYPEAIHYGRMKITGASLSKSKIVQGMRDGVYKSWDDPRLATFAALRRRGIQADAIKQLIIDVGPKTQDITLSWENMYSHNRRIIEPKASRYFFVYNPRKMIVSNLPKSFVAEILLHPDYPERGFRRFNVKPKDSVAKFWITNEDVEKMRKGQVIRFMELFNIRIGSLEEDVVKAVFHSQEYKEARKVKAPLIHWIPENADARCQVVLPDASVAKGLAEEGCKQLQTDNVVQFERFGFVRIDSKKEGLITAYYCHR
- a CDS encoding polyprenyl synthetase family protein — translated: MEIKVEKFLERQVAIVDEMIEKYIPREFREDAVVFALNPPRYAYNLDALNKAVAEPIWEFLNRGGKRWRPSLFLLICEALGKNPKDFLEYAIIPEVIHNGTLMIDDIEDLSELRRGKPCTYKLFGLDIAINAGIAMCYIPLLSLIKNRNKIPTTMLNKAYEIYVQEMINLSFGQAMDIAWHRGLADADKIDERNYLQMCAYKTGTLASMAAKLAAVLSGADGKLTEKLGHFAEAVGVAFQIQDDVLDLTEREFAEKKGARGMDISEGKRTLMVIHTLQIATLTDKKRLQEILRMHTNKQELRDEAIAIMAKYNSIEYAKEHARKIVGESWNNVDTLLPASTAKEKLRAFANYLIQRKI
- the fni gene encoding type 2 isopentenyl-diphosphate Delta-isomerase, coding for MPGQTENRKADHIRISLEENVHARRIATGFESIYFVHRALPEIDRDKIRLTTRFFDHKFSAPIFVGAMTGGTKEAAKINTFIAEAVEELGLGMGVGSQRAAIEEPELESTYKIVRKKAPEAFLVANIGAPQLVQGYGVEEAERAVEMIEADALAIHLNPLQEAIQPEGEANYAGVLQKIEEITEALQLPIIVKETGAGISAETAKKLEQAGVQGIDVSGAGGTSWAAVEYYRAKTAEDVFRQRLGESFWDWGIPTVASLVEVSQSTKLTVMASGGVRTGIDVAKALALGASLASMSTPILRAATKSTSEVKKALNFVIEELRNTMFLVGAESLDEMKKAPLILLGETADWLEKRGFKPEMYARR